Proteins encoded together in one Mus caroli chromosome 4, CAROLI_EIJ_v1.1, whole genome shotgun sequence window:
- the Gpbp1l1 gene encoding vasculin-like protein 1 — MAQHDFVPAWLNFSTPQSAKSSTATFDKHGDHLSRGEGRFGISRRRHNSSDGFFNNGPLRTTGDSWHQPSLFRHDSVDSGVSKGAYAGTTGNLSGWHGSSRGHDGMSQRSGGSSTGNHRHWNGSFHSRKGCAFQEKTPTEIREEKKEDKVEKLQFEEEDFPSLNPEAGKQNQPCRPVGTPSGVWENPPSAKQPSKMLVIKKISKEDPAAAFSAAFTSSGSHHANGNKVSTMVPSVYKNLVPKPAPPPSKPNAWKANRMEHKSGSLCSSREPAFTNPSSVTKPVVLAAGAVLHSPKESPSSTTPPIEISSSRLTKLTRRTTDRKSEFLKTLKDERNGDCSESRDCDKLEGLRLQGSHTPEPKENGEQGCLQNGLSLPMVEEGEVLSHSLEAEHRLLKAMGWQEYPENDESCLPLTEDELKEFHVRTEQLRRNGFGKNGLLQSRSCSLFSPWRSTCIAECEDSDTETSSSQTSDDDAWK, encoded by the exons ATGGCGCAGCATGACTTTGTTCCTGCTTGGCTAAATTTCTCAACGCCACAGTCAGCTAAG TCATCTACAGCCACCTTTGACAAACACGGAGATCACCTATCCCGTGGAGAAGGTAGATTTGGAATAAGCCGTCGTCGACATAATTCCTCTGATGGCTTTTTTAACAATGGACCTCTACGGACTACAGGAG ATTCTTGGCACCAACCCTCCCTATTCCGCCATGATTCTGTTGACTCTGGTGTCTCTAAGGGAGCATATGCTGGAACCACAGGGAATCTATCTGGTTGGCATGGCTCTTCCCGAGGTCATGATGGTATGAGCCAACGTAGTGGAGGTAGTAGTACAGGAAACCACCGACACTGGAATGGCAGCTTCCATTCCCGGAAAGGCTGCGCCTTTCAAGAAAAAACACCAACTGAgattagggaagaaaaaaaagaggataaaGTAGAAAAGTTGCAGTTCGAAGAGGAAGACTTC CCTTCTTTGAATCCAGAAGCTGGCAAACAGAATCAGCCGTGCAGACCTGTTGGGACCCCTTCTGGAGTGTGGG AAAATCCACCTAGTGCCAAGCAACCCTCAAAGATGCTAGTCATCAAAAAAATTTCCAAAGAGGATCCTGCTGCTGCCTTTTCTGCTGCATTCACCTCCTCAGGATCCCACCATGCAAATGGGAACAAAGTGTCAACAATGGTCCCAAGTGTCTATAAGAACTTGGTTCCTAAGCCTGCACCACCTCCCTCTAAG CCCAACGCCTGGAAAGCTAACAGAATGGAACACAAATCTGGGTCACTTTGCTCTAGCCGGGAGCCTGCTTTTACCAATCCAAGTTCTGTTACTAAACCGGTGGTATTGGCTGCTGGTGCAGTTCTCCACTCTCCCAAAGAG AGTCCCTCCAGTACTACCCCTCCAATTGAGATCAGCTCCTCTCGCCTGACCAAACTGACCCGACGAACCACGGACAGGAAGAGCGAGTTCCTGAAGACTCTAAAGGATGAACGAAATGGAGACTGCTCAGAAAGTAGAGACTGTGACAAGCTGGAGGGGCTAAGA TTGCAGGGCAGCCACACACCTGAaccaaaggaaaatggagaacAAGGTTGTCTTCAGAATGGTCTTTCTCTACCCATGGTAGAGGAAGGGGAGGTTCTGTCACACTCTCTGGAAGCAGAGCACAG GTTATTAAAAGCAATGGGATGGCAGGAATACCCTGAAAACGATGAGAGTTGCCTTCCACTCACAGAGGATGAGCTCAAGGAGTTCCACGTGAGAACAGAGCAG CTACGAAGAAATGGGTTTGGAAAGAATGGCCTCTTACAAAGCCGTAGTTGCAGCCTGTTCTCCCCGTGGAGAAGCACTTGCATTGCAGAGTGTGAGGACTCAGACACGGAAACGAGCAGCAGCCAGACGTCAGACGACGATGCCTGGAAGTAG
- the Ccdc17 gene encoding coiled-coil domain-containing protein 17, whose amino-acid sequence MADYSGESGLLPCESCDMVFRSWALLATHTKRFCIGRLTPEVTLKSAGGKPSVAIKQRGTKIMAQEKSRDQEASTSALKRLTEETAGSPGERLRVLQGTRARRMAETEAQSRALERRGEELKRRLDSVAGPKGGLPRSFDLERELRELREEASRTRGALQTLGAHFQALQLQPRKQQDTHRAVEFCYLPLRFNPETLAAEIRILREAYVHGGGRDPEVLDKILQLQVEASALELQRSQNRKEKLNAASEEVLMVEAENRLLEAEILALQKQKVLSLSPWGSRDLPRHLSRCDNSLLSPPVAPPISPLTSSTKAQNFHGTSKPILNGTMARKMGLDLHFLLPASDVLGPAPYDPGAGLVIFYDFLWGLDTSWIWVQLMTSLARNGQDTGGTTALPPALCLPQPSTPGPMGNCAILASKQPVPRLPPSPQVSLICELQAWHGVTWAPQPKAWASLLLFDQDLRVLSGRWRLPLRVYPSLSLAQRNEIPQAGQAELFLRLVNARDTDAQTLAEINPANAHEYQYPPMVSSSSSVESSFFTHSSAFADPPPPTEDAFVSVKDKDEHLSPHQF is encoded by the exons ATGGCAGATTACTCAGGAGAATCAGGACTTTTGCCCTGTGAATCCTGTGATATGGTTTTCCGCTCCTGGGCTTTGTTGGCCACACACACCAAACGATTCTGCATTGGCCGGCTGACTCCGGAGGTAACACTTAAGTCAGCTGGAGGTAAGCCTTCAGTCGCGATCAAACAACGAGGCACCAAG ATTATGGCACAAGAAAAGAGCCGTGATCAGGAGGCCAGCACATCTGCTCTAAAGAGGTTGACAGAGGAG ACTGCAGGGAGCCCTGGAGAGAGGCTGCGAGTCTTGCAGGGAACCCGCGCCAGACGCATGGCAGAAACGGAAGCGCAAAGCCGGGCGCTGGAGCGTCGCGGCGAAG AATTAAAACGGCGCCTCGACAGCGTGGCGGGACCCAAGGGAGGATTACCCCGCTCATTCGACTTGGAGCGCGAGCTCAGAGAACTCAGGGAAGAGGCCAGCCGGACCCGGGGAGCACTGCAAACGCTAGGCGCGCACTTCCAGGCGCTGCAGCTTCAGCCTCG CAAACAGCAGGACACCCATAGGGCAGTGGAATTCTGTTACCTGCCCCTACGGTTCAACCCGGAAACGCTGGCTGCAGAGATCCG GATCCTACGTGAGGCCTACGTGCACGGTGGAGGACGGGACCCAGAAGTTCTGGACAAAATATTGCAGCTTCAAGTGGAAGCGTCAGCCCTGGAATTGCAGCGGTCGCAGAACCGCAAGG AAAAACTAAATGCCGCCTCTGAGGAGGTTCTAATGGTGGAAGCCGAAAACAGGCTCCTGGAGGCAGAAATCCTGGCATTGCAGAAGCAGAAAGTCCTGAGTCTGTCGCCCTGGG gaTCCAGAGATCTCCCCCGACACCTGAGTAGGTGTGATaactccctcctctctccaccggTTGCACCCCCAATATCACCACTTACAAGTTCCACAAAAGCCCAGAACTTCCATGGCACTTCAAAGCCT ATACTTAATGGAACCATGGCAAGAAAAATGGGTCTGGATCTCCACTTCCTCCTACCTGCATCAGATGTTCTAGGTCCAGCACCCTATGATCCTGG GGCTGGCCTTGTCATTTTCTATGACTTCCTGTGGGGCCTTGACACTTCTTGGATTTGGGTACAGCTAATGACAAGCTTGGCCCGGAATGGACAAGATACAGGAGGGACCACAGCATTACCTCCAGCCCTTTGCTTGCCACAACCTTCAACTCCTGGACCTATGGGCAACTGTGCTATCCTAGCAAGCAAGCAGCCTGTGCCCAG GCTGCCTCCATCACCACAGGTATCTTTGATCTGTGAACTACAGGCCTGGCATGGAGTTACATGGGCACCACAACCAAAGGCTTGGGCCTCACTATTGCTATTTGACCAAGATCTGAGGGTGCTTAGTGGCCGTTGGCGCCTCCCACTTCGGGTCTATCCTAGTCTCAGCCTTGCCCAGAGGAATGAGATTCCCCAG GCAGGCCAGGCTGAGCTCTTTCTGAGGCTGGTAAATGCAAGAGATACAGATGCCCAGACATTGGCAGAGATCAACCCAGCAAATGCCCATGAATACCAGTACCCACCAATG GTGTCCAGTTCATCTTCTGTGGAATCCAGTTTCTTCACCCACAGTTCTGCCTTTGCtgaccccccacctcccacagaAGACGCTTTTGTCAGTGTTAAGGATAAAGATGAACACTTGAGTCCTCACCAGTTTTGA